The Tautonia plasticadhaerens nucleotide sequence GAAAGCTGGCTGGGAGGGTACAACGGCTTCGCCGACATGAACGACGCCGGTCAGATTGTCGGCTCGCGATACGACCCCGACCGGGGCTACCAGGGATTCCTGTACCAGGACGGGGAGACGATCGACCTCGGCCTCCCCGAGTGGGTCCACAGCAATCCCGTCGCGATCAACGGGGAGGGGGACGTGATCGGGTCGGCCCAGGGCCCGGATGGCAACACCGTCTGGTACCTGGCGAGCGAGGGTTCGGTGATCCCGCTGGAGGACCTGCTGCCGCCGGAGTTGGGCTGGACGGTCGTGGAGTTGCTCGACCTGAACGACTCGGGCCAGATCCTCGGCGTCGGCCATGCCGGCTGGGGCCCGCAGACCTCGTTCATCCTGACCCCGCCGGGGATGGACGCCCCGGCCGCCGTGTCGACGGTCGACCAGGTGGTCCCCGAGCCGACGACGCTGGCGATGCTCGGTCTGATCGGGGCGACGGGCCTCGCTAGGCGGGCGGTCCGGAGGCGGTGGGGGAGGTGAGGGCCCGGGTCGGGAGTCAGGCCCGAGTCGACGTGATTTGTCCCGTTGCCTGATGCCCCCGGCCACCCCGGCGGGCAGCGATCCTCAGCCTTGCTTCCCGGCGTCGGCCTTCAGGTCGATCTTGGGGAACAGCGGGGGGACCTTGCCGTCGACGAGCGGGGCGGTGACGCGGAGGTCGGGCCCGGCGGGGCGGGCCGACGCGTCGCGGTAGGAGACGCGGTCCCAGGGCTGGGCGTCGGCGAAGTTGAAGGCGGAGTAGAAGGTCTCGGCGGTCCGGGGCAGGAAGGGCTTGATGAGGATCGAGACCACCCGGAGCGCCTCGGCCAGGTTGACGAGCACGACCCTGGTGGCGTCGGGGTCGGTCTTCGCGAGCTTGAAGGGTTGGGTGGCCTCGATGTAGCGATTCGCGGCGTCGAGGACCTCCAGCCAGATCCGCTGCAGGGCGGCGGCGTACTGGAAGGTGCCGACGAAGGTGCGCAACTCCTCGATCAGCCCGGGCAAGTCCAGCTCGGCCCGCCAGGCGTTGGGGTCGACGTCGGGGGATCCTTCCAGGGCGCCGTCGAAGTACCGCTGGCACATGGTGACGGTGCGGCTGTAGAGGTTGCCGAGGTTGTTGGCCAGGCCGGTGTTGTAGGTCTCGGCGAAGCGCTCGAAGGAGAACTCGCCGTCGCCGCCGAAGGGGCACTGGCTCATGAAGTAGTAGCGGAAACCCTCGCTGCTGAACTGGCGGACGAGGTCGATCGGCTCGACGACGTTGCCGATGGATTTGCTCATCTTCTGGAGGACGCCGCTGCCCTCGTCCTTGCGGTAGACGAAGCCATGGGCGAAGACGGAGTTCGGCAGCGGCAGCCCGGCCGACATGAGCATGGCCGGCCACAAGGCGCAGTGGAACCGCGTGATGTCCTTGCCGATGACGTGGACGTCGGCCGGCCAGTAGCGTCGGAACTTCGCGTCGTCCGAGCCGTAGCCGAGCGCCGTGATGTAGTTCAACAGCGCGTCGAACCAGACGTAAATCGTCTGCTCCTCGTCGAAGGGGATCTTGATGCCCCAGGTGAACCCCTTCCGGCTGATGGAGACGTCCTGGAGGCCGGACCGGACGAGATTGAGGATCTCGTTGCGGCGGCTCTCGGGCTGGATGAACTCGGGGTGGGCCTCGTAGTGGGCGAGGAGGCGGTCGGCGTAGGAGGAGAGCTTGAAGAAGTAATTCTCCTCCTCGACGATCCTCAGGGGGGTGTTCGGGTGGTTCGGGCAGCAGGCGCCGGCGGCCTCGGCCTCCTCGATGGACTTCAATTCGCGGCCGTCGGGGGAGACGGCGTCCTTGGCGGACTTGAACTCCTCGCAGCCCTCGCAGTAGAGGCCCTTGTAGGGGCGCTTGTCGATGTCCCCGGCGTCGTGGACGGCCTGGATGAACCGGCGGCAGCCGACGTGGTGGCGCTCCTCGCTGGTCTGGATGAAGTCGTCGAAGGAGATGTCCAGGGCGTGCCAGGCGTCCTTGAACTGGGAGGCCATGTCGTCGACATAGGGCTGGGGCTCGACTCCCAGCTCCTTGGCCCGCTTGGAGACCTTGATGGTGTTCTCGTCGTTGCCCATCAGGAAGTAGGTGTCGACGCCCTCCATGCGGCGGAAGCGGGCCTGGACGTCGGCGCCGATCTTCTCGAAGGCGGTGCCGATGTGGGGCCGGCTGTTGGGGTAGTCGATGGCGGTGGTGATGAAGAACGTCGACGGCTGGCTCATGATTCGGCTCGGTCCATCTTGCGAGCGGCCCGGGGCCCGGGGTTGTCCTCCGGGCGTCCCGCGGGGGATTCGGCTCGGTCCACCCGGGGGGACGGACACGAGGGGAGGAGGCGGCGTTCGGCCTCTTCCCGTTGACCGGCCATTCTAACGGGAGACGGCGGATTGGGGCATCCGTCGGCCCGATCGGATCGGATCGACGGGGGAGGTGGGACTCAGGCCCCGGTCCCGCCGGCGACACGCTTGAAATAGTGATTGTCCGGCAGCAGGACCATGACCGCGTTGTTGCTGTCGACGTCGAAGTCCCAGAGGTACCACGCCCGGCAGTGTGGGCAGGTGCCGAGCATCCGCTCGGGGAAGCCCTCGTCGGGCTGGTGGACGTCCACAGGCTGTCGGCAGTTGAGGCAGGAGACCTCCGAGATCGGTGTCACTCCCAGCGAGACGCCGAGGATGGTCACCGTCGCGTGGGCCTCGGTCCTCCGGAATTCGGCCATGGGCAGGGCTCCCGGGCGGTCTTCGCCCCGGGGTCGCCCACAAGGCGATCGGATCCGGGGCGGCGGCCCACGTCCCAGTGTCGGCGG carries:
- the metG gene encoding methionine--tRNA ligase produces the protein MSQPSTFFITTAIDYPNSRPHIGTAFEKIGADVQARFRRMEGVDTYFLMGNDENTIKVSKRAKELGVEPQPYVDDMASQFKDAWHALDISFDDFIQTSEERHHVGCRRFIQAVHDAGDIDKRPYKGLYCEGCEEFKSAKDAVSPDGRELKSIEEAEAAGACCPNHPNTPLRIVEEENYFFKLSSYADRLLAHYEAHPEFIQPESRRNEILNLVRSGLQDVSISRKGFTWGIKIPFDEEQTIYVWFDALLNYITALGYGSDDAKFRRYWPADVHVIGKDITRFHCALWPAMLMSAGLPLPNSVFAHGFVYRKDEGSGVLQKMSKSIGNVVEPIDLVRQFSSEGFRYYFMSQCPFGGDGEFSFERFAETYNTGLANNLGNLYSRTVTMCQRYFDGALEGSPDVDPNAWRAELDLPGLIEELRTFVGTFQYAAALQRIWLEVLDAANRYIEATQPFKLAKTDPDATRVVLVNLAEALRVVSILIKPFLPRTAETFYSAFNFADAQPWDRVSYRDASARPAGPDLRVTAPLVDGKVPPLFPKIDLKADAGKQG